A segment of the Lolium perenne isolate Kyuss_39 chromosome 3, Kyuss_2.0, whole genome shotgun sequence genome:
TGTATCTTACGAGTGCTTTGGACCAAGTGTGAGAACAAGAATTTCATGCTAGATCAAGATACCCCTGGTTTCTACATAATGCTTGCAAAATTTTGTTTGTCCCCCTTTTGCCGTCGTAGCCTCTGACGGTCCCTTTACCTCCCCAAAGGAACCCCTATGCAGGAGGGTGGGATCATCACCCTTGACTTGCAGCTCCCCTGGTGAAATTAGCCCCCACAATCTGTGGTACCTTATCTAGTTGAATTATTTAGGATCCTAATTGCTAGTTTGATGTTGTTTCGTTAGGCTTGTGGTGGATTCGAAGTTTCTTGACCTTCCTAGACTGAAACTGTATATTTTTAATCCTAATTGAAGTTTGGTTGATTCGTTAGGCCTGAGTTGGTTGAAAGTTGCTTGATCTTCCTAGGCTAAAGTTGGACCATACAACACATGTACAAACAAAATAAATTGGTAAAGCTCCACCGCTTCAGTATAATGTGTACTGTAGAACAGTGACTTCTCTTTGGTATTTGCATGACAAATATCCGGGGTCTGTAGTATATTTTCCTGATTCATGCTAGATCATGCTTCCCCTGTATTCTACTACCTCCGTTCCTAATATAACATGTTTTTGTAGGCTCACATAGCCTACCAAAACTCCCTATATTGTGGAACAGAGGTAATACATGATTACTGCAAAATTTACCCTGTCCCATGTTAGGGACTTGCACACTCACCGCGCCGCTTCGCTGCACCACCTCACTGTACACCATCCTCATGTGCCCTGTCTTGCTGCTACTATGCACTGTGTGCTGTGCTGCCCAATTCCTGCTTCAATGAGGACGGTGGTATTTACTCCCAGGTGAAGCTGACCCCCAAAACTTGTGGACTAGCTCAGCATTTTTTAATCATAGCGGAAACTATGATCTGCTTTTTGTGGGGCTCTTACTTGATTGAAAGTTACTCGACTTTCCTAGGTGGAAGTTTGGTTTATACTGGGTTATTTTGTTACAAATCCGAGGCTGAACATCTGTACTCCTGAATTGAAATTATTGATTCACACTAGTTTGAAATCTGGGGAAGGACCAGAGGCGGCGTGGAGGGTGGTCCTGCATCTGCTGAACAAATTAGCTGCATACGTACACCAATTTACTCATGCATCTGTGTTAAAGAGTTGAATTCTGCTCTGTTTTTCCACCTCTATCATCAACTTTTAATCTTATTTTCTATATTTATGCTGCAACTGAAGTTTTTTCCCCCACATAATCCTATAACTCGCTGTTTGATGCTTATTATGCTCCTTGTAATCATAACTAACTAACATTTGGTGATCTGTACTGCAGCCGGGTCGTGTCTCTGTCTACCTGCACGAAGGTCGGTGCCATCAGCTTCGTGGTGGGCGTCGCCGTGGGCTTCACGCTGAAGAGAAGGCTGCGCCTGTGGGCTGCCAGGCTGCTCAAGAGGATCAAGGATGACTAGCCTAGTCAGTTAGCTTGTGCGACGTCTCTTAAGTTTTGTTCGCAAGCGCACTCTATTTACTCTCTAGCCCCAATGCGAACCTACCTGATTGCTTGGATTAACTGTGATGGATCGTGCAAGATAGTGACTTCTTCATAGAACTGTATAATTGTGATTACTTTTAGGGAATTTGTACTGGCAATTGTGGTTATGAGCATCTCCTATCTCCTACTGTTGATCTCTTCTCGCCGATCGTAGATGTGTGGCCCTGCTATGTGCCCTCCATTGGCAGACACCATAGTTTCGCTCCGTTCGGTATTGGTTTTTGTCGTTGGTTGCTGAAAACTTGCTGAGCTAATGTTGTTTGGGTATCCAGTTTCATACTCTGCTTTGCTCTTGCTTTGCTTAGGCAAGGCATCAGGTTCAATCATCACATCAAAAAAAGAATGGCTGGTTTTTTTTTCGTTGGTTACTGAAAACTGCAGAGCTAATGTTGTTTGGGTATCCAATTCCATCCTCTGCTTTGCTCTTGCTTTGCTCAGGCAAGAGGCATCAGGTTCAATCATCACATCAAAAAAAAGAACGGCTGGAAGGAAGGAATCTATAGTGGGAGTATatatcttcttcctcttcctgctAGCAGAGAAAGCCCAGCCACCACCATCTAATTCTTGCTTCAAACCTCAGATAAGTAATCCACAGTCTGCGGAGTTCCATATCCCAGCCTCTTCGAACTGCCTCTCGCACATGCTAGCTTTTGAAGATTTTTCTCGTTCAATTCTACCGCGGCCTTTGAGTCTTGGCTCGTTCATCCGTCTGCCCAGGCTTGTGCAGCTCGTTAGCCTACTTATACCCCGGCCAGCCGGTGCCATTTCCATGCTCCAAACACACACTAGCTTCTCACCGGACCAGAGAGAACACACCTGCCACAAAGTGCCAGCAGCGCTACAAAGTGCCTGTCTCCATCAATGTCAACTAGCGGTAGCTCTCCGGCCAAGACGCCGTTGGAATCCCGCTGCGGTGGAGGGGGCATGTCAAAGAGTGCTTCCGCCGAGCACATTATCACGGCCTCCACAGCCACGGCATCTGTTGTATGCGACGCGGGCAGCTGCTACGACTTGCCGCGATAACCGCCCACAACGCAGACAACAGATGCCGTGGCCGCGACCATGTGCCTTTGGCGATGCACTCCTTGACATGCCCCTCCACGGCAACGACGTCTTGACTGGAGCGCTGTCGCTAGTTGACATTGACATTGATGGAGGCAGGCACTAGTACTGCTACTACTACAGCGCTGCTTGCTCTTTACGGCGGTTGCGCATTTATTATCGGAACTGCTAAACAACAGCCAGCTGTTTTGCAATTCGTCCACACACGTTTTTTGCGCCATTCGTTTGTCTTTGTGATTCGCGCTCGATCCTCCAGCGTGACTGCGTGTTTTGTTGGGTTTTGTGGTGTCGGGCCAGTCATGCATCAGATCCGAGCCCGTTTAGTGTTTTGTCGCCCGTTGTCGTCTTTTTCATTTTGAAATCTTTTTGGCCCTGGCTCTGTCGTTGGCTGTTAAGGTGGATCTCACAGAGCGGTGTCAGCCTTGAGAAATAATTAACGAGAGACAGAGAAGAACGGGTGGTGGAAGAGAGGAGCGGCGCCTCCCGTCGCTGTCAAGCTCGACCTATGGCGAGAACCAGAGACAGCGGGTGCAAGCGTGTTCGTCTCCGAGGGTATGTTCTGGCGCAGCTTCTCCCGTTACTCCCTTGTCTCGTCGTGGATTTGGAGGTGGGATTTGGGGGTTGTGAGTGATTTGAGTTTGTGGGGGTCATCGAGAATCAGGTAGGGGGCGCGATTCTTGTCCCGTCAGTACATGCTCAGTATAGCCAGGGGGCGCGTTCGCGGGGGCGACCGGCGACGGAGGGAGCGGTGGTCCGTGAAACATGGCGACCAACGGCGAAGGGAGCCATGGCTGGCGAGCTTGCTCGAGCTCCGACGGGGAAAGCGGCTATTCGCGAGCGCGGAAAGCTTGGTCGTTGGTCGCGAGTCGGGTACTCTTTGCTTGTTCCTCTGCTCATTTTGTGCTAtgatttcatcttctattagctcGCATGTGTGATTGTTTAGTTCAGGCTCGGTCGCCGTGAGATCTACGAAATCAGTGACATATTTTTCTTCGGTTGGGGTAGCTCGTATTTTGATTTGGCGCCTGCTGTTGTATGGGAAGGTAGGTAGCACGCTCGTGCAATCCTGCCCTCTTGTGTGTGGATGGAAGAGAACGTAATAGTCAAGGGATTTTCCACTCGATTTTCATGTAAGGTTCTGAGAATTGTTTCTAGCATAAGTTGTGACTGAAGCATCTGCATCTTGTTAACTGGCGATGTGCTTAGGTTCTAGCATATATAAGTTGTGATTGAAGCACCTGCACCTGCATCTTGTTTCAGTATCACTCTTATCCTTCTCATGTTTAGTTATATTTTATCACTCTTCCTTTCATTCTTCAGttatttattttttcagtttagtcTGTCATTATTCGTTTTTCAGTTCATTGTTAGTCTCTTTCGTCAGTGTTGATTTTTAGTAAGTCAttcttcatttttcattttttgatttgatCTCTTTTCATTGTTAGTCATATTGTTATTTTTTTCGTGTCCGGATGATAGTCAACGACCAACCCGACCAAAATTCCCCATTTACCCTACCTCACCTCCTTCCTGCAAGCTCCCTCCTCCATCTCACCTCCTTCGATTCTACCTCGTCGGCGGCAAATAGTCCGGTGGAAAGACAAATCGAGTGAGGTGGTGGTGGTTTGCGTTCGTCGTCCGACGCCTGGGCAGCCACAACGACAACAGATGGACGAGCTCGGGGCAGCGGTCAGAGGATCTGGTTCTGGGAGATTCGACGGCCAAGAGGGGCTACCCGGCGGCGAGGAGGGCTAGCGTGGCAGGTCTTCGTCGGCGGGCAACTGGTGGCCGCGGAAGGACGCGCTGGCGCTGCTCAAGATCCAGCCCAAGGTGGACGCCGCGTTCCGAGAGGCCGCGCTC
Coding sequences within it:
- the LOC127340647 gene encoding uncharacterized protein, which encodes MPTVSSAVDWLQAAAQDAANSSASSSRSGSAAFPDQVLVSRAAGRVVSLSTCTKVGAISFVVGVAVGFTLKRRLRLWAARLLKRIKDD